A window from Shimia isoporae encodes these proteins:
- a CDS encoding LysE family translocator: MHLTHLVAFNIALLAAIASPGPAFLVAVKTALTSGRRAGIAVGLGLGLMAALWTAAALFGLEVVFVAFPWAYTIVKTIGALYLIWIAYGMWKGARAPLETEVKPARHAFRQGVLINLMNPKSVLFAAAVLVVIFPPDMTLAENLLVVGNHLIVEWIVYTAIAFGMSTEMVSQRYLRGKVWLDRAAASVLGALGIRLLMDR, encoded by the coding sequence ATGCATCTCACTCACCTCGTCGCTTTCAACATCGCCCTTCTGGCCGCCATCGCCAGCCCCGGTCCAGCGTTTTTGGTGGCTGTGAAAACCGCCCTCACAAGCGGCCGACGCGCTGGCATCGCCGTTGGCCTGGGTCTTGGCCTCATGGCAGCCCTATGGACGGCAGCCGCCCTGTTTGGTCTCGAAGTTGTTTTCGTCGCCTTCCCGTGGGCCTATACGATCGTCAAAACCATCGGTGCGCTCTATTTGATCTGGATCGCCTACGGCATGTGGAAAGGCGCGCGCGCACCTCTTGAGACAGAGGTGAAACCCGCACGGCACGCTTTTCGGCAGGGTGTTCTGATCAACCTGATGAACCCCAAATCGGTGCTGTTTGCCGCTGCGGTTCTTGTGGTGATTTTCCCGCCCGACATGACGCTCGCCGAAAACCTGCTGGTCGTGGGCAATCACCTGATTGTCGAGTGGATCGTTTATACGGCCATTGCCTTTGGCATGAGCACCGAGATGGTCAGCCAGCGGTATTTAAGGGGCAAGGTCTGGCTTGATCGCGCGGCAGCTTCGGTTCTGGGCGCTCTCGGCATCCGACTTCTAATGGATCGCTAA
- a CDS encoding trypsin-like serine peptidase codes for MRFVKLICLIAGLLPTAGFADAQKARKLADSLPGEASVGRLMVNGNAMCTGALVSPDLVLTAAHCLYDPNNGRRVKPHQIEFQAGLRKGKAVAVRKVRSATQHPQYRHVHKGTAQVGHDLALLRLVSPIDKNAVLPMAQDIRLGSGDMLGVLSYNIGNRNDPVLEYPCRVLATQHQTVVMSCDVDFGASGAPVLALSNGKNPALVSVVSARAAMGGRTVSVGTTLTTDALQKMMRGG; via the coding sequence ATGCGTTTTGTAAAACTGATCTGTCTGATTGCCGGCTTGCTGCCGACCGCGGGTTTTGCCGACGCTCAGAAGGCGCGCAAGCTTGCAGACTCTCTCCCTGGCGAGGCATCGGTTGGACGGTTGATGGTCAACGGGAATGCGATGTGTACCGGCGCTCTGGTGTCGCCCGATCTTGTTCTGACGGCGGCGCATTGCCTTTATGATCCCAACAACGGACGCCGGGTCAAACCCCACCAGATAGAATTTCAGGCGGGATTGCGCAAAGGCAAGGCCGTGGCTGTTCGCAAGGTTCGGAGCGCAACGCAGCATCCCCAGTACCGCCACGTCCACAAGGGGACCGCACAGGTCGGCCATGATTTGGCGTTATTGCGCTTGGTGAGTCCGATCGACAAGAACGCTGTGCTGCCGATGGCGCAAGATATCCGCCTTGGTTCTGGCGACATGCTGGGCGTGCTGAGCTACAACATCGGCAACCGCAATGATCCTGTGCTGGAATACCCCTGTCGTGTTCTGGCGACGCAGCACCAAACCGTAGTGATGAGCTGCGATGTGGATTTTGGCGCGTCAGGTGCCCCTGTTCTGGCACTGAGCAACGGCAAGAATCCGGCATTGGTATCGGTGGTGTCCGCCCGCGCGGCAATGGGCGGCCGGACTGTGTCTGTTGGCACAACCCTGACAACGGACGCCCTGCAGAAGATGATGCGCGGCGGCTGA
- the acs gene encoding acetate--CoA ligase, translating to MSPDTVVNHTFPPSSELAENAHITAARYDEMYASSISDPDGFWREHGQRVDWIKPFTTVKNTSFAPGNVDIKWFEDGTLNVSANCIDRHLAERGGQTAIIWEPDSPDEPAQHITYAELHRRVCRFANVLEELGVRKGDRVVIYLPMIPEAAYAMLACARIGAIHSIVFAGFSPDALAARINGCDAKVVITADTAPRGGRKTALKSNADAALLHTKDTVKCLVVKRTGDQTTWINGRDFDYNEMVLEADDYCKPAEMNAEDPLFILYTSGSTGQPKGVVHTTGGYIVYASMTHEYTFDYKDGDIFWCTADVGWVTGHSYIVYGPLANGATTLMFEGVPTYPDASRFWQVCEKHKVNQFYTAPTALRALMGQGNEYVEKCDLSSLRILGTVGEPINPEAWTWYNDVVGGGRCPIVDTWWQTETGGHMMTPLPGAHATKPGAAMKPFFGVHPVVLDPQSGEEITGNDVEGVLAIKDSWPSQMRTVWGDHERFEKTYFADYKNYYFAGDGCRRDADGDYWITGRVDDVINVSGHRMGTAEVESALVAHAAVAEAAVVGYPHDIKGQGIYCYVTLMNDQEPSDELKKELRTWVRTEIGPIASPDLIQWAPGLPKTRSGKIMRRILRKIAENDYGSLGDTSTLADPSVVDDLIDNRMNRS from the coding sequence ATGTCGCCTGATACCGTTGTTAACCACACATTCCCGCCCTCCAGCGAGCTGGCCGAAAACGCCCACATCACCGCTGCGCGCTACGACGAGATGTACGCGTCGTCTATTAGTGACCCAGATGGTTTCTGGCGCGAGCATGGTCAGCGTGTTGATTGGATCAAGCCTTTCACGACGGTGAAGAACACGTCGTTTGCGCCGGGCAATGTGGACATCAAGTGGTTCGAAGACGGCACCCTGAACGTGTCGGCCAACTGTATCGACCGCCACCTCGCCGAGCGCGGCGGGCAGACCGCGATCATCTGGGAGCCCGACAGCCCGGACGAACCCGCGCAGCACATCACCTATGCCGAACTGCACCGCCGCGTCTGCCGCTTTGCCAACGTGCTCGAGGAGCTTGGCGTACGCAAGGGCGACCGCGTGGTGATCTATCTGCCGATGATCCCCGAGGCGGCCTATGCCATGCTCGCCTGCGCCCGCATCGGCGCCATCCATTCCATTGTCTTTGCCGGCTTCAGCCCCGACGCGCTGGCCGCCCGCATCAACGGCTGCGATGCAAAGGTGGTGATCACCGCCGACACCGCCCCCCGTGGCGGGCGCAAGACCGCGCTCAAGTCCAACGCCGATGCCGCGCTGCTGCACACCAAGGACACGGTCAAATGCCTCGTGGTCAAGCGCACCGGCGACCAGACCACCTGGATCAACGGCCGCGACTTTGACTACAACGAAATGGTGCTGGAGGCGGACGACTACTGCAAACCCGCAGAGATGAACGCCGAAGACCCGCTCTTCATTCTCTACACGTCCGGTTCCACCGGTCAGCCCAAGGGCGTGGTGCACACCACCGGCGGCTACATCGTCTATGCCTCGATGACCCATGAGTACACCTTCGACTACAAGGACGGCGACATCTTCTGGTGCACGGCGGATGTGGGCTGGGTCACCGGCCACAGCTACATTGTCTATGGGCCCCTGGCCAATGGCGCGACCACGCTGATGTTTGAGGGTGTGCCGACCTATCCGGACGCATCGCGCTTCTGGCAGGTCTGCGAGAAGCACAAGGTCAACCAGTTCTACACCGCCCCCACCGCGCTGCGGGCCCTGATGGGTCAGGGCAACGAATATGTCGAGAAATGCGACCTCAGCAGCCTGCGCATCCTTGGCACCGTGGGCGAACCGATCAACCCGGAGGCCTGGACCTGGTACAATGACGTGGTCGGCGGCGGCCGCTGCCCGATCGTGGACACCTGGTGGCAGACCGAGACCGGCGGTCACATGATGACCCCCCTGCCCGGCGCCCATGCGACCAAGCCCGGCGCGGCGATGAAACCGTTCTTCGGCGTGCATCCGGTGGTGCTGGACCCGCAGTCCGGCGAAGAGATCACCGGCAATGATGTCGAGGGCGTGCTGGCGATCAAGGACAGCTGGCCGAGCCAGATGCGCACCGTCTGGGGCGATCACGAGCGCTTCGAGAAGACCTACTTCGCCGACTACAAGAACTACTACTTCGCCGGCGACGGCTGCCGCCGCGACGCGGATGGCGACTACTGGATCACCGGTCGCGTCGACGACGTGATCAACGTGTCGGGCCACCGCATGGGCACCGCCGAGGTCGAAAGCGCGCTGGTGGCGCATGCTGCCGTGGCCGAGGCCGCCGTGGTGGGCTACCCGCATGACATCAAGGGTCAGGGCATCTACTGCTACGTGACGCTGATGAACGATCAGGAACCCAGCGACGAGCTCAAAAAAGAACTCCGCACCTGGGTCCGCACCGAGATCGGACCGATCGCAAGTCCCGACCTCATCCAGTGGGCCCCGGGCCTGCCGAAAACACGCTCCGGCAAAATCATGCGACGCATCCTCAGAAAAATCGCCGAAAACGACTACGGCAGCCTTGGAGATACCTCCACGCTGGCCGATCCGTCGGTGGTCGATGATCTGATCGACAACCGCATGAACCGGAGCTGA
- a CDS encoding phosphate-starvation-inducible PsiE family protein, which produces MANNSENSSTAHVELDPEHEDAVVRWCNRMIRHGVRLMSVLMLIIIVLAIIDAGFTTFQKLLEPPLYILEVSDLLTVFSAVLVVLIAVEIYTNITLYLTANVIHIKLVVATALMAVARKIITLDDKNLEPQYFLGYAALGLSLGLTYWLIARKP; this is translated from the coding sequence TTGGCCAACAATAGTGAAAATTCGTCAACCGCTCACGTCGAACTGGACCCTGAACACGAAGATGCGGTTGTGAGATGGTGCAACCGAATGATCCGTCATGGCGTTCGTCTCATGTCGGTTCTAATGCTCATTATTATTGTACTGGCGATAATCGATGCGGGATTTACAACGTTCCAGAAGCTTCTTGAACCACCTCTATACATTTTGGAAGTGAGCGACCTGCTCACTGTCTTCAGTGCTGTGCTCGTTGTTCTAATCGCAGTCGAGATCTACACAAACATAACCCTTTACCTGACCGCAAATGTAATTCACATCAAGCTGGTAGTCGCGACGGCCCTGATGGCGGTGGCTCGAAAGATCATCACTCTGGATGACAAGAACTTGGAGCCGCAGTATTTCCTTGGATATGCGGCACTTGGACTATCGCTCGGCCTTACTTACTGGCTCATTGCGAGGAAACCTTGA
- a CDS encoding HlyD family efflux transporter periplasmic adaptor subunit produces the protein MTSLTPEHFDNEDTAFEEQLRASRLTIRLIAGAVLLFLVWAAFAWVDEIVRADGEVVSSSRSQSVQNLEGGILADLAVKQGDLVEAGQVLATLSDTRFRSAFDDLQDQIDALEIRRMRLEAEIAGAFEFTVPDTLATRAERMLASERALLKARQTDLDSRREGAFTQLEQAKEELRNMEGLYKKEYVALLEVNKAREKASEAEIRYMDILTQAELVLAEEYSETLKDITSLKQEMRLATDQLNRTVITAPMRGIVNNLAVTTIGGVVRPGEEIFEIIPLGEDLFVEARVRPENIANVEPGQDASIKLTAYDYTIYGTLKGKVDFISADTFEDERDPSAPPFYRVTVTVDVDNLTDRQKAIEIRPGMRASVELHTGSKTVLRYLMKPLYKSREAFREP, from the coding sequence ATGACCAGCCTGACACCGGAACACTTTGACAATGAGGATACGGCTTTTGAGGAACAATTGCGTGCCTCGAGACTGACCATCCGGCTGATCGCCGGTGCCGTGCTTCTGTTTCTGGTTTGGGCTGCTTTCGCCTGGGTCGATGAAATCGTGCGCGCAGATGGTGAAGTTGTCAGTTCGTCGCGCAGCCAATCCGTCCAAAACCTTGAAGGCGGTATTCTGGCCGACCTCGCCGTCAAGCAGGGCGACCTTGTAGAAGCAGGCCAAGTCCTCGCCACGCTCAGCGATACCCGTTTCCGCTCGGCATTTGACGACCTGCAAGACCAGATCGACGCTTTGGAAATTCGCCGGATGCGCTTGGAGGCTGAAATCGCCGGCGCGTTCGAATTTACCGTTCCGGACACACTTGCCACCCGCGCAGAGCGGATGCTGGCCTCGGAGCGCGCGTTGCTCAAAGCCCGCCAGACCGATTTGGACAGTCGCCGCGAGGGCGCTTTTACCCAGCTTGAGCAAGCCAAAGAAGAGCTTCGCAATATGGAAGGGCTCTACAAGAAAGAGTATGTGGCTCTGCTTGAGGTCAACAAGGCGCGCGAAAAAGCGTCAGAGGCCGAGATACGCTACATGGACATCCTTACGCAGGCCGAACTGGTGCTGGCGGAAGAGTACTCGGAAACCCTCAAGGACATCACCTCTCTCAAACAGGAAATGCGTTTGGCGACGGACCAACTCAACAGGACCGTGATCACCGCCCCCATGCGCGGCATCGTCAACAATCTGGCCGTCACGACAATCGGAGGCGTGGTGCGCCCCGGTGAAGAAATCTTCGAGATCATCCCTCTTGGCGAAGACCTGTTTGTCGAAGCCCGCGTGCGCCCGGAAAACATTGCCAATGTTGAACCGGGACAGGATGCATCAATAAAGCTGACAGCCTATGACTACACCATTTACGGCACGCTCAAAGGCAAGGTTGATTTCATTTCCGCCGACACTTTCGAGGACGAACGCGATCCCTCCGCGCCGCCGTTTTATCGCGTGACCGTTACGGTGGACGTGGACAATCTGACCGACCGCCAAAAAGCCATCGAAATCCGGCCGGGCATGCGCGCGAGCGTCGAATTGCACACCGGTTCCAAAACGGTTCTGCGCTATTTGATGAAGCCGCTTTACAAGTCCCGCGAAGCGTTCAGAGAACCGTAA
- a CDS encoding serine hydrolase domain-containing protein, which yields MNLNVFKLVITSATAILLLGAGAAHTSSEKPASTEDVSFWDETVESLTRSPWIYEGTNVFGELARVQPSERVRALERTPYPTELENFTFLASNDEEQNIADWLHQTHTDSFLIFHDGKLVAEKYFNGMRADTPHRIHSITKTVLGMAAGQAVEAGKLDPEKLMTEYLPALDGPAFKNTTVRHLLDMTAAIDWTDGSSGYIADAGALFCAFGQDHSDQIENCDTEAGVKQYMISLADRESVIVDGEAFDYRSVLSALLGMVVEAASGESYLNVLAELWENIGAQDPAYSELGPKGIVQTSGGLFTSSRDLLRFGIMMLENGEVGDTQAIPSDWIADTILANDEVIAAYERSAYAEVFEGFHYRNQVWVKNRENGVFYGIGVYGQLLYVNQTANVVMVKLSSQPDVQNTSMYLDSMAAMDGIAETLSK from the coding sequence ATGAACCTGAATGTATTCAAGCTGGTGATCACCTCCGCTACCGCAATCCTGCTTTTGGGAGCAGGAGCGGCTCATACCTCCTCTGAAAAACCAGCATCCACAGAAGATGTTTCCTTTTGGGACGAAACCGTTGAATCCCTTACGAGAAGCCCTTGGATATATGAAGGAACAAATGTTTTTGGAGAACTGGCACGAGTTCAACCGTCTGAAAGGGTCCGTGCTCTGGAAAGAACCCCGTACCCGACGGAGCTTGAGAATTTTACATTTCTAGCCAGCAATGATGAAGAACAGAACATCGCCGATTGGTTGCACCAAACGCATACCGATAGCTTTTTGATTTTTCACGATGGCAAGCTTGTTGCTGAAAAGTACTTCAACGGCATGAGAGCTGATACGCCTCATCGCATACACTCCATCACAAAAACGGTCTTGGGAATGGCCGCCGGGCAAGCGGTTGAGGCAGGAAAACTGGATCCTGAGAAATTAATGACCGAATACCTTCCTGCGTTGGACGGCCCGGCATTCAAAAATACAACGGTTAGACATCTACTCGATATGACTGCCGCCATTGATTGGACGGATGGTTCGTCAGGTTACATAGCCGACGCCGGCGCGCTGTTCTGTGCCTTCGGTCAAGACCACTCGGACCAAATTGAAAACTGTGATACCGAGGCTGGCGTCAAACAGTACATGATCTCTCTGGCGGATCGTGAGAGCGTTATAGTAGACGGTGAGGCATTTGATTACCGCTCAGTGCTATCGGCATTACTGGGCATGGTTGTTGAAGCGGCGTCCGGCGAAAGCTACCTGAATGTGCTCGCCGAATTATGGGAAAATATCGGTGCGCAAGATCCAGCATACAGCGAACTTGGACCCAAGGGGATTGTGCAAACAAGTGGAGGGTTATTTACAAGCTCGCGAGACCTCCTGCGATTTGGCATTATGATGCTGGAAAACGGCGAAGTCGGCGACACCCAAGCCATTCCCTCGGATTGGATAGCTGACACTATTCTAGCAAACGATGAAGTGATTGCGGCCTACGAAAGAAGTGCATACGCAGAGGTCTTCGAAGGCTTCCACTACCGCAACCAGGTTTGGGTAAAGAACAGAGAAAATGGTGTGTTTTACGGCATTGGTGTCTATGGACAGCTATTGTACGTAAACCAGACAGCCAATGTGGTTATGGTAAAGTTATCAAGCCAGCCAGATGTTCAAAATACATCTATGTACTTAGACTCTATGGCTGCAATGGACGGAATTGCAGAGACCTTGAGCAAGTGA
- a CDS encoding type I secretion system permease/ATPase translates to MTKAKAPVVLSIAAVKPGAAANTPQNTPSKPKQSEPKASVTLSQAQTTPKPAAKPADALHDLVEATATRIEHRAGLVSTLAALNGVDVPVSDVGEFMWTTSPGDVTLTALAKALSHTGVDPKIHKSLAIAPKSWPAITMMSNGQSVLVLSQEEETLTVYDPSQPDNRAEVPVTEFAPFFTGQALAAKVSLRQLADRHVPQITNDHWFWGEFTKYRRHVGEIMLGSLVANLLAVAVALFSLQVYDRVIPHQSEATLWVLAMGVICAILLEGALKLARARMSDAAGRRMELSIQHRLMKRLLGMRSDRRPLPPSGLFAAMRDFGAVRDFFTSSTISVLADMPFILIFLALVASIAGNMVWVLVAGGLLMVLPAYLLQKRMIDLSRQTQGASTKVGRLLQEVITELDTVKTQRGEERVLRLWDELNEVSSYSSAEQRRLAATLTHWSNGVQQMTYIATVVIGTYLVFAGEFTVGTIIAVGILTSRTLSPLTQFAGTLARWSNVKGALESLDAIALSEQEKDGARKYLRRESLKGQFELREVSFGYDEEAAPTLDVPGVVIKPGQRVTILGANGSGKSTLLKLLAGLYGPTKGRILIDGADMGQIDPRDLRRGIGYLSQDVRLFAGSLRDNLNLTQLERDDDRLMQAIDFAGLGEFIRNHPQGLDLQVRDGGEGLSIGQRQSIGWARLWLQNPPVVLLDEPTAALDQTLERTLVSRLDTWLEGRTALIATHRTPILALSTRTLILQSGRLVVDGPREKVLAHLAAGERA, encoded by the coding sequence TTGACCAAGGCCAAAGCCCCGGTTGTTCTCTCGATCGCCGCCGTGAAACCCGGTGCCGCCGCCAACACGCCGCAAAACACACCGTCCAAACCAAAGCAATCTGAACCCAAGGCAAGCGTCACGCTGAGCCAAGCGCAAACAACGCCGAAACCTGCGGCAAAACCGGCTGACGCGCTGCACGACCTGGTAGAAGCCACTGCGACTCGCATCGAACATCGTGCCGGCCTCGTCTCGACTCTGGCCGCTCTCAACGGAGTGGACGTTCCGGTTTCGGATGTTGGCGAGTTCATGTGGACGACATCGCCCGGCGACGTGACCTTGACTGCACTGGCAAAGGCGCTTTCCCACACGGGCGTGGATCCCAAGATCCACAAATCTCTCGCGATTGCGCCCAAGAGCTGGCCCGCGATCACGATGATGAGCAACGGGCAGTCGGTCCTTGTGCTGTCACAGGAAGAAGAGACACTCACAGTCTACGATCCTAGCCAGCCCGACAACCGCGCCGAAGTGCCGGTAACGGAGTTCGCGCCGTTTTTCACCGGACAGGCTCTGGCGGCAAAGGTCTCGCTGCGCCAGTTGGCCGACAGACATGTGCCGCAGATCACCAACGACCATTGGTTCTGGGGCGAGTTTACCAAGTACCGTCGGCACGTCGGCGAAATTATGTTGGGGTCGCTGGTCGCGAACCTTCTTGCTGTGGCGGTCGCGCTTTTCTCGCTGCAAGTCTACGACCGCGTTATCCCGCATCAGTCCGAAGCGACGCTCTGGGTGCTTGCAATGGGCGTTATCTGCGCGATCCTGCTTGAAGGCGCTCTGAAACTTGCCCGTGCGCGAATGTCCGACGCCGCAGGCCGCCGTATGGAGCTTTCGATCCAGCATCGCCTGATGAAGCGCCTTTTGGGTATGCGCTCCGACCGGCGCCCCCTGCCCCCTTCGGGCTTGTTTGCCGCCATGCGTGATTTCGGGGCCGTGCGCGACTTTTTCACGTCCAGCACGATTTCCGTTTTGGCCGACATGCCGTTCATCCTGATCTTTCTTGCGCTGGTCGCCTCCATCGCCGGCAACATGGTCTGGGTGCTGGTCGCTGGCGGTCTGCTGATGGTCTTACCGGCCTATCTCTTGCAAAAGCGAATGATCGACTTGTCCCGTCAGACCCAGGGCGCATCGACAAAGGTCGGTCGTTTGCTGCAGGAAGTCATTACCGAACTTGATACAGTCAAGACACAGCGCGGAGAGGAACGTGTTCTGCGCCTTTGGGACGAGCTGAACGAGGTATCTTCGTATTCGTCTGCGGAGCAGCGCCGGCTGGCCGCGACCCTGACCCACTGGTCCAACGGCGTTCAGCAGATGACGTATATCGCGACCGTCGTGATCGGCACTTATCTTGTTTTCGCTGGCGAATTCACTGTGGGAACCATAATCGCGGTTGGCATTCTGACATCACGAACTCTGTCACCGTTGACCCAGTTCGCCGGCACTCTCGCACGCTGGTCCAACGTCAAGGGAGCGCTTGAAAGCCTTGATGCAATTGCCCTCTCCGAACAAGAGAAAGACGGCGCCCGCAAGTACCTGCGCCGCGAAAGCCTGAAAGGCCAGTTTGAATTGCGGGAAGTCAGCTTTGGTTATGACGAAGAAGCGGCCCCGACGCTGGATGTGCCCGGCGTCGTAATCAAACCGGGGCAACGTGTGACCATTCTCGGCGCCAATGGTTCCGGAAAGTCCACGCTGCTCAAACTGCTTGCAGGACTTTATGGGCCTACCAAAGGCCGTATTCTGATCGACGGTGCCGACATGGGGCAAATCGATCCACGAGATTTGCGACGCGGGATCGGGTACCTGTCGCAGGATGTTCGGCTGTTTGCTGGTTCACTCCGCGACAACCTTAACCTCACGCAACTGGAGCGCGATGACGACCGCCTGATGCAGGCAATCGATTTCGCGGGGCTGGGCGAGTTTATACGCAACCATCCGCAGGGCCTTGATCTTCAGGTCCGCGACGGTGGCGAAGGCCTCTCCATCGGTCAACGACAGTCCATCGGCTGGGCACGGCTCTGGCTACAAAATCCCCCTGTTGTCCTGCTGGACGAACCCACTGCGGCACTGGATCAGACGCTGGAACGTACGCTTGTCAGCCGACTGGACACTTGGCTTGAGGGGCGCACGGCACTTATCGCGACCCACCGCACGCCCATTCTGGCGCTTTCCACAAGGACTCTCATCCTTCAAAGCGGACGCTTGGTTGTAGACGGGCCAAGAGAGAAAGTGCTCGCCCACCTCGCTGCGGGAGAGCGCGCATGA